AGATTAACATGATAGAAAAACACAAGATTTTGTAATTGTTTCTCATTCTCTTTTAGATAACAGTAAATTGCGTCCAATTACAATTTAGACAAACTAACAACAAGCAAGTTAGTCTTTGTCAACACAACTTTCACAATTGAATGTTATTCGTTTTTGAATGGTGATTGTCTTTACGACTACGTCAATTTACAACTCATAATGGATTGCTGCATTTGCGAAATTGCTATCAGTGATCGTAAACCCCAAATTATCGAGTGCGTTTCATGCCGGGGATTTATGCATCGTCAGCATGCCGATGCCCTTGTCCAGCATTGAATTTGTCCGAATGAAGAAGTACAAGGAGGTGTCCAATTTCAAGTGCGTGAAATGTATTGGAGGAATTATCGTGAGTGCTGAGCCTCAGCAACCAATAGATGCAGCAAAAATGTCTCCAAAACAAATATCAAAAGGTCCACCTATGTTAAAATACCTGTCTGCCTCTCACAGACAGGCAGACAAGTCTTAGATATGGTCACTGTTTTACAATGAACTATTTGTTGGAAATCATATTCAATCCAGATATTGAATGTACATGACTTCTTAATGATGAACCCTTTAAGTGTAATCTGTAATCATATATGTTGTATTGTAACAGCCaccagatggcgctgattgtgAAGGTGAGGCAACCTATCTATAGTCTTCTTCGGTTGCTGTTTAGTAACACCTCCACTCTGACTTGACAGTTCTGATTTACAATGGACGTGTTTTTGTATCTCCTCGAATACTtcatacaagtttaaacactaTCAACTCTTTGTTAATTCTCTAACTTCAACACTATTTTAGTTGTgagatttgaattaaattcagATCGTCAGAATACCTAGTTAGAGCACTATCAAAGTCTAGGGAAAGTGTTATAAATGCCCAAACAATTCtccagaaaaatagaaatagtcttcgatgcaataaaaaaaaattaatgaggGCGCAAAATTCGAGTGTACAGTCACCGGATGAAACAAAGTCTTCAATTTGAAATCTACGCACGATAGACATAAAAAAATCGCGATATTGTaacgtaaaaaataaactaccGTTACAAGTACTGGGATAAATGGAATCCATTTCGAGGTGTACACACTCAAAATATAGACTACCACAATATTTGGTATGCTAGAACTTCTCCATAATATGAAAATCCTCCCACTGATGGGTTAAACACCTGGGGGATAAATATAGCAATCGGAAAATGTGTTTAGCTATAGACTTACAATCTATAGCTCTGGTaagcttcattttttttttttaatttcatttttattattatttgtttatttcacaAATATCTCCTCGATCGTGTCCCATGTTATAGTCTACAATGTACAAGTACGCTCTTCTGGAACACGAGCACGTGCCCTAGATTATCGTTTTCGTTTCTTATTTCCCTATTTGAAACTTAGATTCACCCAGAAGAATGTGAACATTCATCAAAAtcgttcaaattgattttttttctgccctTCACGAACGACTGCGAAGTCCAGTCACCAAATTGCCCTCCGATTGCTTCATAGCTCTAGCACCCATCCTCCTCCCCCCACTTCTCCCTGCAAGCGGGTTGATTGCCTCAGTTCAGCGAGCAATAACAATCGGATGATACCAATGCTTGTGAGTAAGTGTGCGAGTGAGTATGCGTGTGTTAGTGTGCGTGTCAAACTTACATTCCAATCGTCCTTGTCCAACGGTTGTCAATAAACAAGATTTTCCAGTCAAAAAAGATTCTCTGTTGGGGTTCCTTCACCTAATCTTTCACCCACCATCAAAGCGCCAAGTGtataacaatttttgtttttttgtgtgtttttattctCAACCATTTTTGTAGAAGGAATTGACTATTGAGATTATTTAACGACGAATGTTACAAAAATCTGAATGCTgagacgacggcgacgacggCGAGACGCCGAAGAAGCCATCCTTATCTTTGCCATGCCGTCCGCCTGGTTCTTTCTCATGTTTTTTGCCGGAGCTATTCGACTGGCTGGGCCATTCGTCACGATGATTTATAGCATGATCACTGGTGACATGCTCACCTTCGCCATCATTTATTCCATCATGCTCCTGGCCTTCTCTCAGGTCTTCTTCTGTCTTCACCGCGGACATCCCGATAAAACTCTGTTTAGCAACTTTTTATCAACCTGGATGGGCTCCGATGGGCCTATTTCACCGGACTCTTGGTGACTACAATGTAAGAATATAGATAGGCCTTTTAAGGTgtataaaataatttctcttttttatttttcattagcACAACTCACTGCAAATGCGGTCTACCCGGCGGTGACAACCACCGTCTTTGTCATTTTCATGATTATGGTTTCGATATTGCTGTTGAACATGTTGATCGCTATGATGGGTAACACCTACGCCCTGGTCATTCAGCAGAGTGAGAAAGAATGGGTGAAACAGTGGGCAAAGATCGTCATCACCCTGGAATACGTGCAGAAATACGTGACCCTCTAAAGTTTTTTACCGTGGAAAATCGAATCACAGATAATGTAGGTTTAAATGATAAAACCTAAAGCAACTAGAagttataataattaaatttttctttaagaatATAAAATTCAAGCAAAAGAATAGCTGGGGCAGGAGTTTCCacgaaaaaaatgcaaaaccaTCACACGTTTATTCATTGACAATTTTAAACGCTATTCTCCGACATTCTTTGCCTTAAAAAATCATCTGGAAAACAAGATAGTAATAGAAAAACACTGCGATAGAAATTACCTCACTGCAAGCATTAGGTGCCAAAAGTGTTGGGCTTCATGCTACActacaaagaaaaatcaagggAAAAGAGTATTCTTTAGTTGTGCACGTGAATCCCATCAACTTATTCATTATGCTGCCGTTTACGTAATATCTCATCAACTTTATCCTCACCATAGAGCGGCAAtctcgaaaaaatgaaattggggCAGACGCTCTACAATTACTTCGTGATTTCCTTTTATCTAATCATtaaggaaaatttgaattttacatttttcaaaatttttaattaatggtTAGGTagttgaaatttgaataaaaatgtgaaaatatcGAATGTAGAGCAATGCCTCATTTGAATGACCACGTTCAATTCGTGATGCCACCAATTGGATCAGTGGGCAGCGGTCTAGCCAGCTACCGTGACATGACCAATGCATTGAAAGACGAAAAGGGAACCATCTATTCCCCAATTTGTAACATCGTGTTCATGCTAACCGAAGTAGTCCGAAACAACTAAGACAAGGTTACGCTTTCGTCATCAAAAATGTTATGTTGTTACTacaaattttttcgtttttctctctctttttttgcgTGGAATCCCCAAACAATGTCTGTGTTTCTATTGCCACAGTTTGAAATCCACATACAGTCGATCGTCGAAACAGGAAACTGTTGTCAAAGTAAGTGGTTTGGTGAAACTGATCCCGAAAAATTCGCCGAAATATGGATATCGTTCTGCGGCAGTGGCATACCTACATACCATTCTTGGTGGTTAGTTACcgatgtttgaaaatctaactTTTCTGTGTTAGTGTGTCGAAACGGCACACCTGGAGGTGTTTCCGAAGTGGAATTTGGCATGGTCCCGGAAGTAAAACAGACAAAATTTCCTACTCCTAGCCCCCTATACTATTTGATATCCTCGCCATCTGTAAGAAGGACATTGACGCTAAGAAAATGTCATCTTGTTACCTTTAATTGTTTccctcaaaaataattttgcgtatttctttttaaaaatagaattatAACTTAGCCAAGTATATAGCCATGGAAAGTCGAACTCAATGATCGACGATATCTGTTAGATTTAGATTTGTATTTATTACGCGCACTTTCCAACGATCAAGTGTCGCCCCAGACGCGGCGATGAGGCATTGTTACACAAGATTGAGCCAAGTCACAATAAAAATTATGAGTTTACAGCGAATACAGGGGAGCACAAATGGGTCTTAAGCTTCGTCTTGAATTCTCCGAGGGTCGGGGACGCCCTGACACTCTCAGGTAGGGAATTCCAAGTTCTGGCTGCGgcaacagaaaaatcccgaTCACCGCAGCGGGCTTTACGGGAGCGAGGGATGTCCAACGTCAGGGCGGCTACTGAGCAATTACGTAGACCATCTCGGCCTGGTATGTGCTTTTTCAGGCGTTGCACCAAATATGCCGGGGCAGTTCCACATAGTGATCGGAAAACAATGGTGGAAAGCTTGAAGGTGACTCTATCGCGGATTGGAAGCCAATGAAGTCGCTTCAAGAGAGGATGAGCACTGTCACGCATGTTGCCACCACAAATCAGTCGCGCAGTGGCATTCTGAACAGCTTGCAGACAATCCAGCAACTTCTCAGGTAGGCCAGAGAAGAGGGAGTTCGCGTAGTCAAGCCGGGACAAGACCAGCGAATGCACAAGGCACTTACTGAGTCTATATCCAGATAACGGCGCATTTTCGATATTCTCCAGAGGTGATATCGAGCGCTCTTGCAAACAGCTCGGATGTGAGACGCTAGAGTAAGTTGGGCGTCGATGACAACACCCAGATGACGGCACTCAGGCGAGGGAAGGAGAGAAGACGCACCAACCTGGAGACTCATTGGCTTCACGCAACACTGATTGGGTGCAGCGAACATCATGATCGTTTTCCCAATGTTGCACTTCACTCTGTTCGTAGAAAACCACTCATCGGTGACAACGGCCCACGATGATAAAGCCGCAGTAGCATCTGCTTGAGATGGGAAATAAGTGGAACTGCGCCTGCGGCGTCGACTATGACCGGTATTTCGCCGACCTCGAGTTTAGCCACGCCTACGACGAACCGAAAAGGATGAAGGTGTAGAAGAGGAACCAGCTTGTTTGGATGATATCCGGAAAGAGAATCTTGCTCTCGCTTATAAGTGTCGTCAGAGAACtgatcgacgacgacgccgtTAATATGCGTTTCATCCGGCAAAGCAGCGACgtagacaagaaaaagaagagggccAAGAACCGACCCTTGAGGAACACCGCACTCCAGTACCATTGGATCGGATGTTACAAAATCGACGATGACAGATTGGGATCGATCACTAAGATATGAGCCAAACCATCCAAGAGCGGCACCACGGATGCCACTACCAGAGAGGCGATCAAGAAGAACTCGATGGTCAATCGTATCAAACGCTGCACTTAAGTCGAGAAAAAGCAAAGCCGTCCCGTCACTGACATCCGACGCCCGTAAGTAGGTCATCAAATAAACACAGCAGGGATGTTTCGGTTGAAAAGTTAGGCCTATAGGCTGACTGACGCTCCGGCAAAATGTCATTCACTTGACCGAGAAGTTGCCACGCCACCGCTCTCTCAATTAACTTTGAGAGAAAGGGTGTGTTACTGACTGGGCGGTAGTTAGCGAAAACTTCTTTGTCCATATCTGCTTTCTTCAAGAGCTGTTTGACCAAGGCATGTTTAAGCGCCGCAGGAAAAGATCCCGAAGAAAGAGAATTGTTGATGATATTGGCGATTGACGGAGCCAGTGGCTGGAGGTATTTCTTCAAGAGAAATGTCGGTATTGGGTCGAGCTGACACGAGCTTGACGGAG
Above is a genomic segment from Daphnia pulicaria isolate SC F1-1A chromosome 8, SC_F0-13Bv2, whole genome shotgun sequence containing:
- the LOC124310723 gene encoding transient receptor potential cation channel subfamily V member 5-like, yielding MPSAWFFLMFFAGAIRLAGPFVTMIYSMITGDMLTFAIIYSIMLLAFSQVFFCLHRGHPDKTLFSNFLSTWMAQLTANAVYPAVTTTVFVIFMIMVSILLLNMLIAMMGNTYALVIQQSEKEWVKQWAKIVITLEYVQKYVTL